Proteins from one Gossypium raimondii isolate GPD5lz chromosome 8, ASM2569854v1, whole genome shotgun sequence genomic window:
- the LOC105790806 gene encoding cullin-1 → MENKAIGLDKGWDYMQKGITKLKRILEGLPEPPFTSEEYMMLYTTIYNMCTQKPPHDHSQQLYDKYREAFEEYITSTVLPSLREKHDEFMLRELVKRWANHKVMVRWLSRFFHYLDRYFIARRSLPTLNEVGLTCFRDLVYQEVHAKVKDAVITLIDKEREGEQIDRPLLKNVLDIFVEIGMGKVDRYEDDFEADMLQDTGAYYSRKASSWIEEDSCPDYMLKSEECLKKERDRVSHYLHSSSETKLSEKVQNELLVAYANLLLEKEHSGCRPLLRDDKVEDLSRMYRLYCKIPRGLDPVANIFKQHITAEGTALVQQAEDATSNQASSAPGVQEQVLIRRTIELHDKYMAYVTDCFQNHTLFHKALKEAFEVFCNKTVTGNSSAELLATFCDNILKKGGSEKLSDEAIEETLEKVVKLLAYISDKDLFAEFYRKKLARRLLFDRSANDDHKRSILTKLKQQCGGQFTSKMEGMVTDLTLARENQANYEDYLRSNSAAHPGIDLTVTVLTTGFWPSYKSFDLNLPAEMVKCVEVFKGFYETKTKHRKLTWIYSLGTCHINGKFEQKIIELIVSTYQAAVLLLFNASDRLSYSEIMAHLNLTHDDLLRLLHSLSCAKYKILSKEPNTKTISHGDYFEFNSKFTDKLRRIKVPLPPVDERKKVVEDVDKDRRYAIDAALVRIMKSRKVLGHQQLVSECVEQLSRMFKPDIKAIKKRMEDLITRDYLERDKENQNMFRYLA, encoded by the exons ATGGAAAACAAGGCCATTGGATTGGATAAGGGATGGGATTATATGCAGAAGGGAATCACAAAGCTGAAGAGGATTTTGGAAGGACTGCCAGAGCCTCCGTTTACCTCAGAAGAATATATGATGCTTTACAC GACTATCTACAACATGTGTACTCAAAAGCCACCTCATGATCATTCTCAACAGCTTTATGACAAGTATAGAGAGGCATTTGAAGAATATATTACCTCAACG gtATTGCCATCTTTAAGAGAGAAGCATGATGAGTTCATGTTGAGGGAGCTTGTTAAAAGATGGGCGAACCATAAAGTAATGGTCAGGTGGCTATCACGTTTCTTTCATTACCTTGATCGCTACTTCATTGCCCGAAGATCACTCCCCACACTTAATGAAGTTGGGCTTACCTGCTTCCGAGATCTG GTATATCAAGAAGTGCATGCTAAAGTCAAAGATGCTGTGATCACCCTT ATTGATAAAGAACGTGAGGGAGAGCAGATAGACCGACCATTACTGAAGAATGTCTTAgatatttttgttgaaattggCATGGGAAAAGTGGATCGTTATGAAGATGACTTTGAAGCAGATATGCTTCAGGATACTGGTGCTTACTATTCACGGAAGGCATCAAGCTGGATTGAGGAAGATTCTTGTCCGGATTACATGTTGAAG TCTGAGGAATGCCTGAAGAAGGAAAGGGATAGAGTGTCACATTACCTGCATTCAAGCAGTGAGACAAAATTGTCAGAG AAAGTGCAAAATGAGTTGTTGGTTGCATATGCAAATCTTCTACTAGAAAAGGAGCATTCAGGATGTAGGCCATTGCTTAGAGATGACAAG GTGGAGGATCTTTCTAGGATGTACAGGCTTTATTGTAAAATACCTCGAGGCTTGGATCCTGTGGCTAACATATTCAAGCAG CATATTACTGCTGAGGGTACTGCCTTGGTTCAACAGGCGGAAGATGCTACTAGTAACCAg GCCTCAAGTGCTCCAGGTGTGCAGGAACAG GTACTTATCAGGAGAACAATTGAGCTGCATGATAAGTATATGGCATATGTGACTGATTGTTTCCAAAACCATACTCTCTTTCATAAG GCCTTGAAAGAAGCTTTTGAGGTATTTTGCAACAAAACTGTTACTGGCAACTCAAGTGCAGAGCTTCTGGCAACTTTCTGTGATAATATCCTCAAGAAGGGTGGAAGCGAGAAATTAAGTGATGAAGCCATTGAAGAAACACTTGAGAAG GTAGTTAAGCTGCTGGCCTATATTAGTGATAAAGACCTCTTTGCGGAATTCTACAG GAAGAAGCTTGCTCGGCGACTTCTTTTTGACCGCAGTGCTAATGACGATCATAAAAGGAGTATTCTGACTAAGCTAAAGCAGCAATGTGGTGGACAGTTCACCTCAAAGATGGAGGGCATG GTTACAGATCTGACATTGGCAAGGGAAAACCAGGCCAACTATGAGGACTACCTTAGGAGTAACTCAGCTGCTCATCCTGGGATTGATTTAACAGTTACTGTTCTTACCACAGGATTCTGGCCAagttataaatcatttgatctTAATCTTCCTGCTGAGATG GTTAAGTGTGTGGAGGTTTTCAAAGGATTttatgaaacaaaaacaaaacacagAAAGCTTACCTGGATTTACTCCTTGGGAACTTGCCACATTAATGGCAAGTTTGAGCAGAAGATAATTGAACTGATTGTTTCGACATATCAG GCTGCTGTCCTTCTGCTTTTTAATGCTTCTGATCGGCTGAGCTATTCAGAAATTATGGCTCACTTAAACTTGACCCATGACGACTTACTCAGATTATTACATTCGTTGTCGTGTGCCAAGTACAAGATTCTAAGTAAAGAACCAAATACAAAAACCATCTCCCACGGTGACTACTTTGAGTTCAATTCCAAGTTTACTGACAAGCTGAGGAGGATTAAG GTTCCCCTCCCTCCTGTTGATGAACGAAAGAAAGTTGTTGAAGATGTCGATAAAGATCGGCGTTATGCTATTGATGCTGCACTTGTGCGTATAATGAAAAGCAGGAAGGTTTTGGGCCACCAACAATTAGTTTCAGAGTGTGTTGAGCAGTTGAGTCGCATGTTCAAG CCTGATATTAAAGCTATCAAGAAGCGAATGGAGGATCTCATAACACGAGACTACCTGGAGAGAGACAAGGAGAATCAAAACATGTTCAGGTACTTggcctaa